A DNA window from Barnesiella intestinihominis YIT 11860 contains the following coding sequences:
- a CDS encoding relaxase/mobilization nuclease domain-containing protein → MIGKQTKGTSFGGCVSYVLKEEKSKLLEAVGVEGTPEQMAEQFELQSLLNDKVKNIVGHTSLNFSPEDNERLKHDDELMLQIAHDYMKLMGIENTQYIIARHIDREHPHCHIVFNRVDNGGKTISDKNDFRKNEKVCKMLTAKYRLHFANGKDHIKEERLRPYDRAKYEIYKALKEELSQVQNWADLKDALADRDIDMKFKVSRTTREIQGVKFEYNGFSFSGSKISREFSYLNIDNRLEENACASLFESPKQESRHKEDNVQQSVSHSDDGSSISLGLLNGNSSYDATAAEEAEFNRLMKKKKAKRKRGFHL, encoded by the coding sequence ATGATAGGTAAACAGACTAAAGGAACATCGTTCGGTGGTTGTGTTAGCTATGTTCTCAAAGAGGAGAAATCCAAATTGCTGGAAGCAGTTGGAGTAGAAGGTACACCCGAACAGATGGCGGAGCAATTTGAGTTACAATCGCTGCTCAATGATAAGGTAAAGAATATTGTCGGACATACTTCGCTCAACTTCTCACCGGAAGATAACGAACGCTTGAAACATGATGATGAACTGATGTTGCAAATTGCCCATGACTATATGAAGTTGATGGGCATCGAAAACACGCAGTACATCATTGCCCGGCACATCGACCGTGAACATCCGCATTGCCACATCGTCTTTAATCGAGTGGACAATGGCGGCAAAACGATTAGCGACAAGAATGACTTTCGCAAGAATGAGAAAGTTTGCAAAATGTTGACCGCCAAATATCGCTTGCATTTTGCCAATGGTAAAGACCATATCAAGGAGGAACGATTGCGCCCTTATGACCGAGCAAAGTATGAGATATACAAAGCGTTGAAAGAGGAACTGTCCCAAGTACAAAATTGGGCAGACTTAAAGGATGCACTTGCCGACCGAGACATTGATATGAAATTCAAGGTCAGCCGAACTACACGGGAAATACAGGGTGTAAAATTTGAGTACAACGGTTTTTCTTTCTCCGGTTCTAAGATTAGCCGAGAGTTCAGCTACTTGAATATCGACAACCGACTGGAAGAGAATGCTTGTGCATCCTTGTTTGAATCACCCAAACAGGAATCCAGACATAAGGAAGATAATGTACAACAAAGCGTTTCCCATTCCGATGATGGCTCAAGCATCAGTCTCGGCTTGCTAAATGGCAACTCATCCTACGATGCCACTGCCGCAGAAGAAGCCGAGTTCAATCGGCTGATGAAAAAGAAAAAGGCTAAGCGCAAGCGAGGCTTTCATTTATAA
- a CDS encoding MobC family plasmid mobilization relaxosome protein: MEKKYTVTLRLSYQQYAWLGALCRRSKQTQSEVIRSLIENGSVRERITQEHIHIIRQLIGESTNLNQLARQANTYGFFAVADRCKEMAQHINLLIKRLKDDR, from the coding sequence ATGGAAAAGAAATATACAGTAACACTCCGTCTGTCATATCAGCAATACGCATGGCTTGGTGCGCTTTGCAGACGGAGCAAGCAGACTCAAAGCGAAGTGATCCGTTCGCTCATCGAAAACGGTTCGGTACGTGAACGAATCACGCAAGAGCATATCCACATCATCCGTCAACTGATTGGCGAAAGTACCAATCTTAACCAGTTGGCAAGACAGGCAAACACCTACGGTTTCTTCGCCGTAGCGGACAGATGCAAGGAAATGGCTCAGCACATTAACCTACTTATAAAACGTTTGAAAGATGATAGGTAA
- a CDS encoding DUF6371 domain-containing protein, with amino-acid sequence MSTHRFILEPYKGVSTRHTCPNCHRKRCFSKYIDTEKRIQFPDYVGRCDHEQKCGYHFTPRDYFERNPSEKKKLSEDNFRSYTPIKEVEPKATSYIDLDIVNQSLQRYPDNKLFQFLSAQFGEAETLKLMAKYKVGTSKHWDGATVFWQIDYQNRVRTGKIMLYNPTTGKRIKEPYNHVTWVHSVLHKEDYNLKQCFFGEHLLPEDKSRPVALVESEKTAIIASYYLPQFLWIASGGKNGCFNVNSLSVLAGRSVVLFPDLGATNYWQSKISLMKNCGIEVQMFDYLEVNATEDERKEGYDIADYLLKVKPDEAILQQMIRKNPVLKTLIDTFDLKLISVQQGTPQPKVSPPKKRGFRL; translated from the coding sequence ATGAGTACACATAGATTCATATTAGAACCCTACAAAGGTGTCAGCACTCGGCATACCTGCCCGAACTGCCACCGTAAAAGATGTTTTTCCAAGTACATTGATACGGAAAAGCGAATCCAGTTCCCAGATTACGTTGGGCGTTGCGACCACGAACAGAAATGCGGTTATCACTTCACGCCCCGTGATTACTTTGAACGGAATCCGTCTGAAAAGAAAAAGTTGTCCGAAGATAATTTTCGGAGCTATACGCCTATAAAAGAAGTCGAGCCGAAAGCCACTTCCTACATTGATTTGGACATAGTCAATCAGTCGTTGCAACGCTATCCAGACAACAAACTGTTTCAATTCTTATCGGCTCAATTCGGAGAAGCAGAGACATTGAAACTGATGGCGAAATACAAAGTCGGTACTTCCAAGCATTGGGACGGTGCAACCGTATTTTGGCAAATAGATTATCAGAACAGAGTACGCACAGGTAAAATAATGCTTTACAATCCGACAACTGGCAAACGGATAAAAGAGCCGTACAATCATGTCACATGGGTACACTCCGTACTGCATAAAGAAGACTATAATTTGAAGCAATGTTTCTTCGGTGAGCATCTGCTTCCAGAAGACAAAAGCCGCCCTGTTGCACTGGTCGAAAGCGAGAAAACGGCAATTATTGCATCTTACTATCTGCCGCAATTCCTATGGATAGCATCAGGTGGAAAGAACGGTTGCTTCAATGTCAACAGCCTATCCGTTCTGGCAGGAAGAAGCGTTGTATTATTCCCTGATTTAGGTGCAACCAACTATTGGCAGAGCAAAATCAGCCTGATGAAAAACTGCGGAATTGAAGTACAAATGTTCGATTATTTGGAAGTCAACGCTACCGAAGACGAACGCAAAGAGGGATATGACATAGCCGATTATCTGCTTAAAGTGAAGCCTGATGAAGCCATCCTCCAACAAATGATAAGGAAGAATCCTGTCTTGAAAACACTGATAGATACATTCGATTTGAAGCTCATCAGCGTACAACAAGGCACTCCACAACCGAAGGTTTCACCACCCAAGAAACGAGGATTCAGACTTTGA
- a CDS encoding DUF3987 domain-containing protein — protein sequence MYTYSINPASIIDEAIDLSTRLSGTAFPISIFPAKIQRIIREVHECHNYPTDYIAAAILTAIAVGIGNTHLAQIKQGWMESPILYMALIGRPGANKSHPLSFAMKPFLDYDYRQNQEFEKALAKYDELMSMSRKERAESGGEQFPQEPIRKRFLVSDVTPEGLSLIHAQNKRGLCLWADELSAWFKNFNRYNNGSEEQFWLSVFSAKTTMSDRKNAKSSIFIKRPHISVIGTIQKKILNELAKGERSSNGFIDRILFVMPNLQQKARWNDKELPKDIEQEWNAIIDKLIQSECHLNEHGEIEPHILLFTEDAKKQLYEWQHHFSELCDREINDTIVSIYCKLEIYIIRFCLIIQLARWTCGECDKTCIDLLTVERAIRLTEYFKESALNVQNVLNENTLNSQQQTIVNLLPPSFTTAQAIQIAEQNGMKERTFQRFLNDNIGTLFRKEKHGEYSKINP from the coding sequence ATGTATACATATTCTATTAATCCGGCATCCATCATTGATGAAGCGATTGATTTAAGCACAAGATTGTCTGGTACGGCATTCCCCATCAGTATATTCCCTGCAAAAATCCAACGCATCATCCGTGAGGTACACGAATGCCATAACTACCCTACTGACTACATCGCCGCAGCCATCCTTACGGCAATAGCAGTTGGCATAGGCAACACGCACCTTGCCCAAATCAAGCAAGGCTGGATGGAAAGCCCCATCCTGTATATGGCATTGATTGGAAGACCGGGAGCGAACAAAAGTCATCCTCTCAGTTTTGCGATGAAGCCGTTTCTTGATTATGACTACCGACAGAATCAGGAATTTGAAAAGGCTCTTGCCAAGTACGACGAGTTGATGAGCATGAGCCGCAAGGAACGTGCGGAAAGCGGTGGAGAGCAATTTCCACAAGAGCCTATCCGCAAACGCTTCTTGGTTTCGGATGTAACGCCCGAAGGGTTGAGCCTCATTCATGCTCAAAACAAACGTGGACTATGCTTGTGGGCAGATGAATTATCCGCTTGGTTCAAGAACTTCAACCGCTATAACAACGGTTCGGAGGAACAGTTTTGGCTCTCCGTGTTCAGTGCCAAGACCACCATGTCCGACCGCAAGAATGCCAAGAGTTCCATCTTCATCAAGCGTCCGCACATATCGGTCATTGGTACTATCCAAAAGAAAATCTTGAACGAATTGGCAAAAGGTGAACGCTCCAGCAATGGGTTTATCGACCGCATCCTGTTTGTGATGCCCAATCTGCAACAGAAAGCACGGTGGAATGACAAAGAACTACCGAAAGATATAGAGCAAGAATGGAATGCCATTATTGACAAGCTGATACAATCGGAGTGCCACCTCAATGAACATGGAGAGATAGAACCGCATATTCTTCTCTTCACGGAGGATGCAAAGAAACAGCTTTACGAATGGCAACACCATTTTTCAGAATTATGTGATCGAGAAATAAACGACACCATTGTGAGTATCTATTGCAAGTTGGAGATATACATCATCCGTTTCTGTCTGATTATCCAATTAGCACGATGGACTTGCGGAGAATGTGATAAGACCTGTATCGACCTGTTGACAGTGGAACGAGCAATCAGACTGACGGAGTATTTCAAAGAGTCTGCATTGAACGTTCAAAATGTCCTCAATGAAAATACGCTCAACAGCCAACAACAGACAATAGTCAATCTGCTTCCTCCATCCTTTACAACCGCCCAAGCTATACAGATAGCCGAGCAAAACGGAATGAAGGAGCGCACGTTTCAACGCTTTCTCAATGACAACATCGGGACATTGTTTCGCAAAGAGAAACATGGAGAATATTCAAAGATTAACCCGTGA
- a CDS encoding helix-turn-helix domain-containing protein, with protein sequence MQKETVTFDKLPEAVGYLTEQVIELKKMVAKLQPQPSDKHVLVEIEDACRIIRKAKPTIYTLVRKGLLPAYKKGKKLYFYEDELLAWIENGRRKTAEQTYEEMLANMQSGVRHKPKSSVQF encoded by the coding sequence ATGCAAAAAGAAACAGTAACATTTGATAAGCTGCCCGAAGCGGTAGGTTATCTGACTGAACAGGTCATCGAATTGAAAAAGATGGTAGCGAAACTCCAGCCACAGCCATCTGACAAACATGTGTTGGTAGAAATAGAAGATGCTTGCCGTATCATCCGAAAAGCCAAGCCTACCATATATACATTGGTACGCAAAGGGCTGCTTCCAGCCTACAAGAAAGGCAAGAAACTCTATTTCTATGAGGACGAGCTTCTTGCTTGGATTGAGAACGGACGGAGAAAGACTGCCGAGCAGACATACGAGGAGATGCTTGCCAATATGCAGAGTGGTGTGCGTCATAAGCCCAAATCATCAGTGCAATTTTAA
- a CDS encoding site-specific integrase — MSHTCTKVTVRQRAIRNNRISLYLDYYPAVRNPETMQMSRREYLGIYIYAHPKNEMEREFNNDMLNKAEAIRCIRVQSLINEEFGFLDKTKQKADFLAYFKKMCRNKDQKWQFVYQHFYNFVKGQCTFGDVNVDLCKKFREYLLNVKQLKHSNRSISLNSASGYYSTFRGLLKIAYRDKWFRENINDYLDKIEPQDVKKEYLTLDEVKQLAATPCDIPVLKAASLFACLTGLRISDILNLQWEDFTIAPDQGYCLRIRTQKTQTEATLPISYEAYELCGTPGTGKVFKDLKRSMINYPLKNWLKKAGITKSITFHCFRHSYAVIQISLGTDIYTVSKMLTHKNVSTTQIYADLVNSKKRETANKISLK; from the coding sequence ATGTCACACACATGTACAAAAGTAACAGTTCGTCAGAGAGCGATTCGGAATAATCGCATCTCCTTGTATCTGGATTATTATCCGGCAGTCCGTAACCCCGAAACGATGCAGATGAGCCGCAGAGAATACCTCGGCATCTACATCTATGCCCACCCGAAAAACGAGATGGAACGGGAGTTCAACAACGATATGTTGAACAAAGCAGAGGCTATCCGCTGTATCAGAGTACAATCACTCATCAACGAAGAGTTCGGTTTCTTGGATAAAACCAAGCAGAAAGCCGATTTCCTTGCCTACTTCAAGAAGATGTGCCGGAACAAAGACCAGAAATGGCAATTCGTCTATCAGCATTTCTACAACTTCGTCAAGGGGCAATGTACCTTTGGCGATGTAAATGTGGATTTATGCAAGAAGTTCCGTGAATATCTATTGAATGTCAAGCAACTCAAACACAGCAATCGCTCCATATCCCTCAATTCGGCATCCGGCTACTACTCTACTTTCAGAGGATTGTTGAAGATTGCCTATCGGGACAAATGGTTTCGTGAAAACATCAATGACTACCTTGATAAGATTGAGCCACAAGACGTAAAGAAAGAGTATCTGACATTGGACGAAGTGAAGCAACTCGCAGCCACTCCTTGCGACATCCCAGTTCTAAAAGCCGCTTCTCTATTCGCTTGTCTGACAGGCTTACGCATCAGCGACATTCTCAATCTGCAATGGGAGGACTTTACCATTGCTCCCGACCAAGGTTATTGCTTGCGTATCAGAACACAGAAAACCCAGACGGAAGCGACACTCCCCATCAGTTACGAAGCCTACGAACTATGCGGTACACCCGGAACAGGCAAGGTTTTCAAGGATTTGAAACGAAGTATGATTAACTATCCACTTAAAAACTGGCTCAAAAAAGCCGGAATAACAAAGTCGATAACCTTTCATTGTTTTCGGCATAGCTATGCCGTCATACAAATCTCCTTAGGTACAGATATTTACACGGTATCAAAGATGCTAACGCACAAGAACGTGTCCACCACTCAAATATATGCCGATTTGGTCAATTCCAAAAAGCGAGAGACAGCCAATAAAATATCACTCAAATAA
- a CDS encoding helix-turn-helix domain-containing protein, with protein sequence MSSKIDIQKRCKWCNAVFTAHKTTTEYCSHRCANLAYKDRVRKQRLESLQHELGKSIKTPPNLNKEYLTPSEVAELLNIGRTSIYRYIRNGTIKVIRFERKTLVRRADIEDMTDYLSQENEKTPTKEKAPITDFYTTAEVKEKYHVNESWIFVVAKKNNIPRTFNRGKTYWSKKHMDAYFAKKAPNPDIAEWYTTQEMQEKFGMTLSAIYCFVSKNAIPKKKEGIMVYYSKKHVDIAKGVATPEEPQYYTVAEAMEKFNLTRDQLYHYAKYHNIPKVKKGKYTLISKPELDKLLAAPKIE encoded by the coding sequence ATGAGTAGTAAAATCGACATTCAGAAAAGATGTAAGTGGTGCAATGCTGTTTTCACAGCCCATAAGACCACCACGGAGTATTGTTCACACCGATGCGCAAACCTTGCCTATAAAGACAGGGTTAGGAAACAGCGCCTTGAAAGTCTGCAACACGAATTAGGGAAAAGCATAAAGACACCTCCCAATCTAAACAAGGAGTATCTTACTCCGTCAGAAGTAGCAGAGTTATTAAACATTGGGCGTACTTCTATATATCGCTATATCCGCAATGGAACAATCAAAGTAATCCGATTTGAAAGGAAAACGCTTGTTCGCAGAGCTGATATAGAAGATATGACAGACTATCTTTCGCAAGAAAACGAGAAGACACCAACAAAAGAGAAAGCCCCTATCACCGACTTCTACACCACCGCAGAAGTCAAAGAGAAATATCATGTAAACGAGTCATGGATATTTGTAGTAGCCAAGAAGAATAACATCCCTCGGACTTTCAATCGTGGCAAGACCTACTGGAGCAAGAAACATATGGACGCTTACTTTGCCAAGAAAGCCCCGAATCCAGACATTGCCGAATGGTACACCACACAGGAAATGCAGGAGAAGTTCGGCATGACCTTATCCGCCATCTACTGTTTCGTTTCCAAGAATGCCATTCCGAAGAAGAAAGAGGGAATCATGGTTTACTATTCCAAGAAGCATGTGGATATAGCTAAAGGTGTGGCAACCCCCGAAGAACCGCAATATTATACGGTAGCCGAAGCGATGGAGAAGTTCAACCTTACTCGTGACCAGCTCTATCACTATGCGAAGTACCATAATATCCCAAAGGTCAAGAAAGGTAAATACACGCTTATCTCCAAACCAGAATTGGATAAACTACTCGCAGCTCCAAAGATTGAATAA